TGTTAATTGGCAATAACCAACTTCTACAGACATCGTCAAAGGTGTAGGATCTAATTGATGAATATCAAAATTTTGATCCGATGCAGAAAGAAATTGTTTACAGCTATCACATACCGCTTCTGGGAAAAGTAAACGGAAACGCGTATATTTCCCATCTAATCCACAGGTGATATCTACAGCTTGATAAGATCCTTGGAGATCCTTACTGGAAAATCGTGCATCTCCTACAACTCTAGCAGATAATGAAGGTAACCAAGCTAATTCTTGGAGTAACTTACATAGCTCGGCACAAAAGTAGTAATGAAACCCTAATAGTTTATCCTTCTCATAGAAATAGGAAGCTAAACTAGAATCATTAAATACAGCAACCATGAAAGATTGAAGATCTGCTTCTGAAGTAACAAAGAAGAAGGTTCCGGGATCTAAAGGCTGTGCTAAAAACGATTGGACTAAAAGATGTGTTCCAAAATCTTGAACAGCCTGAGCAGCAGAGAGGGAGCCTCGAGGTTGGATAGTAAGACTTGTCTCTTCTAAACGAAATTTTTCTTTCAACCTACGTTGGCACAGATCTTTAGGAAAGGAAGGAAGGGAAATCCCTTCTTCCGTTTTCACTAAAGAACTTAGAAAATCATTTCTAGATTTTAACCAACTAGCGCTAGGCTCCGCTGCTACTGCCATGAGAAATCACCTTTATAAACGTGCTTCTTCAACTTTATATTGGTTTTGTTCTTGATCTTGTTGTTGCTGCTGATCTTTTCCTTCCTGATCTTTCTCTTCATCTCTTTGATGAATTGTAGCAGCAATCATATGTAGAGGTGTTTGTACCTCTTCAACAGTTGGCAATTGTACAATACTTGATCCAACAGTCAATTCTGTCAAATTCAAATGACGATTTTTTAATGCCCCTACTAAACCAGCAAGCTGAGAGGGATTATTCACAATGAGATTCATTGCT
This DNA window, taken from Chlamydia sp. 04-14, encodes the following:
- the sctQ gene encoding type III secretion system cytoplasmic ring protein SctQ yields the protein MAVAAEPSASWLKSRNDFLSSLVKTEEGISLPSFPKDLCQRRLKEKFRLEETSLTIQPRGSLSAAQAVQDFGTHLLVQSFLAQPLDPGTFFFVTSEADLQSFMVAVFNDSSLASYFYEKDKLLGFHYYFCAELCKLLQELAWLPSLSARVVGDARFSSKDLQGSYQAVDITCGLDGKYTRFRLLFPEAVCDSCKQFLSASDQNFDIHQLDPTPLTMSVEVGYCQLTQEEWQQVVHGSFILLDSCLYDPDTEESGGLLTIQGHQFFGGRFVDQTSGEFKITSYPSLQQEEPAEETPEAALPAAPLPGSCKLVAEASRYSLTVEEFLKLTQGSILNLNGIHPSRGVDLILNGAKVGRGEIVSLGDVLGIRVLEV